The Mercurialis annua linkage group LG7, ddMerAnnu1.2, whole genome shotgun sequence genome includes the window CATTGATATTGACTGTATCTGCCATGATAGCTTCAGAGAATCAAAAGGAGGTTGCATTGATGGACTCTGAACTGAAACAAGCTGTTGAACTGCTAGATAAAGCAGGGAAGGTATGTTTATCTCAGTTTGATTTCTCAATTTTCATTGCATGGATGACCTATAAAAAGTGCATCCCCTCGTAAATAGCTAATAGAATAATTATTCTATGCTGTGTCACATCATTTGCACAACAATCCAATTAAGATCTGTGGAATGTGAGAATCTTAATGCTTGCATAGTTATTATAAACAAAGTTTCCTACATTCCACACATCTTATTGGTTTGTTGTATAGATGATATGACACATCAGTTGCGTAAAATAATTACTCAAGCAAAAATGCTTGTGGTGTGTGGTAAATTGTGTGCTTATGAAGATATCTCATGTAGGGGTGTGCAAACCGAactgataaattaattttggttcTGTTTGACAATATAAACAATTTGTGtatcttttagtttgttttggacataaattattttagttaagtttttGACAAACCGAGCCAAAGAAACCAAACCCAACCAAAAAAGTTTAACCACATAATTTGGTTTAGTTcagttttaaaaagtttcatcCTGGTAAATTTGGTTATGTTCGTTTTTTAAAAAGCACAATTTCGATATGGTTCGGTTTTGACTAAATGTCATAATCTCATGCAATAAATTGATGCAATGCTGCAGATGCTGAAATCAATCACAGTAGGAGCTCGACTTCTCGATGATAAAATCACAACAATCGAGCCAGAGCTTGTCTTCATGTACACCTTCAATGCCTACGACATACATGGACGACTTGATAATTCAGGATCCCAACAGCAACTCCACATTGTAAAGACTTTTGCAAGCTCAAAAGCATGCAACCCAAAGTATCTTCTCCAAATCGGCCTGACCGCCACTCGCGGTCCACGGTCTAACCCTGAGGTAGCCACATTTGCTCTAAACGAGTCCCTTTCAGCCCTACTTTCATCACCCTCACCAGATTATCAAGACATCGGTATCATACTACGAGCACTGATTTTAATAGCGAGTCTTCACAAGGGTGACTCAGATGATGACATTGTGTATAATATGTACAAACAAGCGTATCGGATAATGGTTGGATTGAAGGAAGGTGAGTATCCCATTGAAGAAGGGAAATGGTTAGCAATGACTGCGTGGAACCGGGCGGCGGTTCCGGTTCGGTTGGGTCTGGTTGATGGTGCAAAGAAGTGGATGGATATTGGATTAGAACTTGCCAGAAAGGTTTTAGGGATGGATACATATAGGGCTTGCATGGAGGATTTTATTACAGGTTTTGGGAAGAAActtcaattgcaaaaatgaTGGTTAGACATAAAAACCTGCCTAGTAGTTTAATAACTTGTAGTGATTGTCCAATAGTAGTACATATTAGTTGAAGATATTATAGTGCATACTGCATACACAATATAGATAGCTGAATATATGATAGTGTATAGGCAATGCATGAGATTTGACTATCTTGAATTAGGGGTGTAATTGAGTAGGGTTACCTTGTGAGATATTCGAAATTGATTATAAAAGTTGAAATGGAGTGATAAGGGTTCAATTTTTCTCATTAAGAGGTTTTGAGTTTAAGCCTTGTATATgaaataactttaaaaataatacttattAGAGAGTTTTTTCACCTTAATGAATTTTATCCTGttcaaattaattgaaatagtGACTCTGTATATCAGACGGTACCTGTATTAATCAAAAGATATTTGatttaacaaatattaaaaattaactcGCTATCAATCGAGTTGAGTTTAAGTTATTCTAGTCAGTTatcaaattgaatttaaatatcaCAACATTCGGTTCGTAAACTTAATTGAAATTTagtgaattgattttttttattttttatccttatatatatttataataatatctttatatttttatgaaaattagtttataaatagATATATAACTAAACTCGAGTTCGAgcatctaaaaataaaattttatcgaatttgagttgaattttgaattttcaaatttaatcaaACTCGAATTTGTTAGTacaattttgaattaattactAATATTAATTCTTTTGGGCCCGAAATAGCCCAACCCAAACACCAATACTTTCATATATCTACCCAAGCCCAAATCCAACTGCATTAATCTTCATTCTTTATCATCCTCCACTGTACCCACAGCTTCATGGTTATCACCATGGAGTCTCTCTCCATCATCTCTTCTTCCTCTCCACCCATCAAAAACCACCCCAAAACCTTCAAATATCCCATCTTTTCACTCAATTCTCATCAAAATCCTTTACCCATTTCCAAATTCCTCCCCTTCAAATCCCATCACTTAACCAAAACTTCACTCTCATTCTCCACACTTCACCTCCTCACTTCTCTTCCCTCACTGGCCTCTGAAACTCTCACCTCTCAGTCTGAGCAAGTCTCAGACAAGATAAGCTTAGAATCCATCTTGGTTTCAATTGATAACTTCTTTACTAGCTACCCTTTTTTTGTTTATGGGTGTGCTTTTATTTGGTTGGTTGCCATCCCTGTTGCTCAACAGTTGTTGAGCAAGTACAGGAAAATATCAGCCATTAATGCTTTTAGGAAGCTTAAGGAGGACCAAAAGGCTCAGCTTTTGGATATTAGGGATAAGAGAAGCTTGAAGGCTATGGGGTCTCCTAATTTGAGGATTGTTAAAAAGAATGTGGTTCAGGTTGAATTCTCTGAGGAGGATGAAGAGGGGTTTGTGAAGAAGGTTTTGGAGAAATTTTCGAACCCGGAAAATACTGTGGTGTGCATTCTTGACAAGTAAGTGTTATAATAAGTTCTCTAGTGTTCAGTACTGCACTTAGCTATAGATTCAACTCAAAAGCATTgaattgattgattttgatattgttttgttttacaTGCATACATATCTTTAATTTCTGCCTTGTTTCCTCCTTTTGTAAGGTAGTTTTGATGGTAATTCAATGAAAGTGGCAGAACTGTTATTCAAAAATGGTTTCGAAGAGGCTCTTGCAATAAGGGGTGGAGTCAGAGGCAAGAAAGGGTGGTTGGTATGTTTTTTCCTTTATGCTTTACTTTCCTATTTACGACTCTTCAATACGAAAAAATAGTATGCCTAATGGGGAAGCTATTGCTTGGAAGTTGACCGGTTTTGACAAAGCTGTATACTTAGTTCAGGTTATATCTGCAAAGCAGATTTTTGAATTGAAACTTCGGATGTAGTTTAATAGAGTTCACCTGTTTGACATCTAAAATCCTTGATACGAGATATGATGACAGTAAGAAAACCTATTATAGGCAGGTTTTGCATATGATTGTGTTTGTTGTCTTCAGGTTGATACATTGCAATGAAAGTTTCAAACATGTAAAACACTTTGTCAAAGCTTGGTTGTCCCATTAATGTGTAGATTATGAGGGGCGAATGATTGAAGTCTTAAAAGAAACCAATAATTTATCACAATTATAAAAGGAAATGGCTATTTACCTATCTTTTTACTTCATCTATCGTCttgtagaaaataataaaactaaacATTATATATCTTTTGAGATGGTGCTTTGTCTGGCTAAGCTTTTCTTAGACTATAGTTTCCTCACTCGTATCGTGTGCTTCCTAAATCCAGCCGATAGTAACAGCCGTAGAAATATTGATTTACTGTATTGCTTTCTTACAGGAGATACAAGAAACCCTTTTGCCACCTTCCGTCCATATGAAACTCAAGAAGAAAGCTAAAGtctcaaaaactgaaattaatgGAGTTGGTCAGCAGACAGAAGAAAAGAATGTCAGTCCATCTTCTGCAGCTCTCTCAACAGCAGAAAACCAGAGAGTGGACAATGGACATATAAAGTCGTCGATAGATTCCACACCTCATATGAAAATTGATTCCCGATCTCCCTATCCTCATGTATTTTTCTCTCTCCCTCTCATTTTGTGTCACAAATATGCATGATATAGTTGAAATTTGAGATAAAAAGTTACTCTATGTTAATCGACCGTTTTTGTGGGGTTGCGGAATTTTTGGTCATTGTTCTGAAGCATGTTTTTTACTGCAATTTCTGCATAACACAATAACTAACCTTCATGTCTCTTTTTTGATGCAGTACCCAGATTTGAAACCTCCTTCTTCTCCGACTCCATCGAAGCCATGAAGTTGCTGCTCGGAAATCTCTCTTTTTAGGGGTGACAGCTAGTATATGTATGTTGTAATTGATTTCTTTCTCAGTTTTTAAAGTCCATTGTGATCAATTTGAGGATGTAGAAATTGAGTTCCGTTCCGTTTTGAGTGTGGGAAGTATCTGTAATTTAGTGCATGATCCATATGCTGTGTACATTCTGGTCATCTTATTCAAAAATGATTGTGCAGCTTAATTCTTGCCGGA containing:
- the LOC126657624 gene encoding rhodanese-like domain-containing protein 4A, chloroplastic, producing the protein MVITMESLSIISSSSPPIKNHPKTFKYPIFSLNSHQNPLPISKFLPFKSHHLTKTSLSFSTLHLLTSLPSLASETLTSQSEQVSDKISLESILVSIDNFFTSYPFFVYGCAFIWLVAIPVAQQLLSKYRKISAINAFRKLKEDQKAQLLDIRDKRSLKAMGSPNLRIVKKNVVQVEFSEEDEEGFVKKVLEKFSNPENTVVCILDNFDGNSMKVAELLFKNGFEEALAIRGGVRGKKGWLEIQETLLPPSVHMKLKKKAKVSKTEINGVGQQTEEKNVSPSSAALSTAENQRVDNGHIKSSIDSTPHMKIDSRSPYPHYPDLKPPSSPTPSKP